A single region of the Lotus japonicus ecotype B-129 chromosome 4, LjGifu_v1.2 genome encodes:
- the LOC130714714 gene encoding beta-amyrin 28-monooxygenase-like isoform X2: protein MQVHVYTIIQLYTFELACCLFLSFGNSSQVANLSSLFDVFLKGIFALSINFPGTRFHRAMKAADAIKKEIKMLLKKKKVDLEENRISPTKDLLSHLLVTSDTNGRFLTETEISDNILLLLFAGHDTSRSVLSSVMKYLGQLPEVYERVLKEQLEISQGKEEAELLHWEDVQKMKYTWNVVSEVMRLSPPVRGAYREAIKDFTYADYNIPKGWKLQWSTNASHKDPTLFSNPGNFDPSRFEGEGPTPFSYVPFGGGPRMCLGQEFARLEILVFMHNIVKSFKWDLVIPDEKFKYDPMLEPEKGLPIQLQPSHF from the exons ATGCAAGTGCATGTCTATACCATAATACAGCTATACACGTTTGAATTGGCTTGTTGCTTATTTTTAAGCTTTGGAAACTCTAGCCAGGTAGCAAATCTTTCTTCACTGTTTGATGTATTTCTGAAAGGGATCTTTGCATTATCCATTAACTTTCCTGGAACAAGGTTTCATCGGGCAATGAAAGCTGCGGATGcaataaaaaaagaaatcaaaatgcttcttaagaaaaagaaagtggATTTGGAAGAAAATAGGATTTCGCCTACCAAGGACCTTTTATCACATTTGCTTGTTACATCTGATACCAATGGAAGGTTTTTGACCGAAACGGAGATTAGTGATAACATATTACTATTGCTTTTTGCTGGTCATGATACTTCTAGATCAGTGTTATCATCAGTCATGAAGTATCTCGGACAGTTACCTGAAGTTTATGAACGTGTGTTGAAAG aACAACTTGAAATTAGCCAAGGGAAAGAGGAAGCTGAATTGCTGCATTGGGAGGATGTTCAGAAAATGAAGTACACTTGGAATGTTGTATCTGAAGTTATGAGGCTGTCGCCACCCGTGAGAGGTGCTTATAGAGAAGCGATAAAGGATTTCACCTATGCTGATTATAACATCCCTAAAGGGTGGAAG TTGCAATGGAGCACTAATGCATCACACAAGGATCCAACACTTTTCTCGAATCCTGGAAATTTTGATCCTTCGAGATTTGAAGGAGAAGGGCCTACACCCTTTTCATATGTTCCATTTGGAGGAGGACCTAGAATGTGTTTGGGGCAAGAGTTTGCTAGGCTAGAGATACTTGTGTTTATGCATAACATAGTCAAAAGTTTCAAGTGGGATTTAGTGATTCCTGATGAGAAGTTCAAGTATGATCCCATGCTAGAACCAGAAAAAGGACTCCCAATTCAACTTCAACCTTCCCATTTCTAG
- the LOC130714710 gene encoding beta-amyrin 28-monooxygenase-like has product MEEVAKLLAVLALFVLSLHFITKFLKLRNRPSLRHLPPGASGWPVVGETFEFRKRSLEGSPTRFIQERMDKYDSRVFKTSLFGSLLAVLCGPAGHKFLFSNENKNVQVWWPGSVRKLMSQSLVSRVGDEAKMTRKLLLSFLNAETLRNFVPKMDSIAQRHIKTHWEGKVQVLVYPIIQLYTFELACCLFLSIEDSQVPNLSSLFDVFLKGIIAFPINLPGARFHRAMKAADAIRKEIKMILKKRKVNLEEKRASPTQDLLSHLLVTSDANGRFLSDMEIIDNILLLLFAGHDTSRSVISSVMNYLGQLPQVYELVLKEQLEISQGKEEGELLRWEDVQKMKYTWNVVSEVMRLSPPVRGAYREAIKDFTYADYNIPKGWKLLWNTGSSHKDPTLFSNPENFDPSRFEGEGPVPFSYVPFGGGPRMCLGQEFARLEILVFMHNIVKRFKWNLVLHDEKFKYDPLLEPEKGLPIQLQPSPLLPNTFSRHIIH; this is encoded by the exons ATGGAAGAGGTGGCAAAGCTGTTAGCAGTTTTGGCACTCTTTGTCCTTTCTCTGCATTTCATAACCAAATTTCTCAAACTCAGAAACCGTCCGAGCCTGCGTCATCTTCCTCCGGGAGCCTCAGGATGGCCTGTTGTTGGAGAAACCTTTGAGTTTCGGAAAAGGAGTCTCGAGGGCAGCCCAACAAGGTTCATACAAGAGAGGATGGACAAGTATGACTCGAGGGTGTTCAAGACATCATTGTTTGGAAGTCTTCTTGCTGTGTTGTGTGGACCAGCTGGGCACAAGTTCTTGTTTAGCAATGAGAACAAGAATGTCCAAGTTTGGTGGCCCGGGTCAGTGAGGAAGCTGATGAGCCAGTCTCTGGTTAGTAGGGTTGGTGATGAAGCAAAGATGACGCGGAAGTTGCTCTTGAGCTTTCTTAATGCAGAAACACTCAGAAACTTTGTGCCTAAAATGGACAGCATTGCTCAGCGCCATATAAAGACACACTGGGAGG GGAAGGTGCAGGTGCTTGTCTATCCCATAATACAGCTATACACGTTTGAATTGGCTTGTTGCTTATTTTTAAGCATTGAAGacagccaggtaccaaatcttTCTTCACTGTTTGATGTATTTCTGAAAGGGATCATTGCATTCCCCATCAACTTGCCTGGAGCAAGGTTTCATCGGGCAATGAAAGCTGCGGATGCAATACGGaaagaaattaaaatgattCTTAAGAAAAGGAAAGTGAACTTGGAAGAAAAGAGGGCGTCGCCTACCCAAGACCTTTTATCACATTTGCTTGTTACGTCTGATGCCAATGGAAGGTTTTTGTCGGACATGGAGATTATTGATAACATATTACTACTGCTTTTTGCTGGTCATGATACTTCTAGATCAGTGATATCATCAGTCATGAACTATCTCGGACAGTTACCTCAAGTTTATGAACTTGTGTTGAAAG AACAACTTGAAATTAGCCAAGGGAAGGAGGAAGGTGAGTTGTTGCGATGGGAGGATGTTCAGAAAATGAAGTATACTTGGAATGTTGTATCTGAAGTTATGAGGCTGTCGCCACCAGTCAGAGGCGCTTACAGAGAAGCGATAAAGGATTTCACCTATGCTGATTATAACATTCCTAAAGGCTGGAAG TTGCTTTGGAACACTGGTTCATCACACAAAGATCCAACACTTTTCTCGAATCCTGAAAATTTTGATCCTTCGAGGTTTGAAGGAGAAGGGCCTGTACCCTTTTCATACGTTCCATTTGGAGGAGGACCTCGAATGTGTTTGGGGCAAGAGTTTGCTCGGTTAGAGATACTTGTGTTTATGCATAATATAGTCAAGCGTTTCAAGTGGAATTTAGTGCTTCATGATGAGAAGTTCAAGTATGATCCCTTGCTAGAACCAGAAAAAGGACTCCCGATTCAACTTCAACCTTCACCTCTCTTGCCAAATACCTTCTCCAGACACATAATACATTGA
- the LOC130714714 gene encoding beta-amyrin 28-monooxygenase-like isoform X1, whose amino-acid sequence MEVVKLLVVLALFVLSLHFITKIVKLRKNPKLNLPPGTSGWPIVGETFEFLRNSPEGTPSRFVEERMNKYDSRVFKTSLLGYHMAVFCGPAGNKFLFSNENKNVQVWWPSSVRKLIRQSLVNKVGDEAKLTKRLLLSFLNADALRNFLPKMDSIAQHHIRTHWEGKMQVHVYTIIQLYTFELACCLFLSFGNSSQVANLSSLFDVFLKGIFALSINFPGTRFHRAMKAADAIKKEIKMLLKKKKVDLEENRISPTKDLLSHLLVTSDTNGRFLTETEISDNILLLLFAGHDTSRSVLSSVMKYLGQLPEVYERVLKEQLEISQGKEEAELLHWEDVQKMKYTWNVVSEVMRLSPPVRGAYREAIKDFTYADYNIPKGWKLQWSTNASHKDPTLFSNPGNFDPSRFEGEGPTPFSYVPFGGGPRMCLGQEFARLEILVFMHNIVKSFKWDLVIPDEKFKYDPMLEPEKGLPIQLQPSHF is encoded by the exons AAAATAGTCAAACTCAGAAAGAATCCAAAGCTGAACCTTCCTCCAGGAACCTCAGGATGGCCTATTGTTGGAGAAACCTTTGAGTTTCTCAGAAACAGTCCTGAGGGAACCCCGTCAAGGTTCGTAGAGGAGAGAATGAACAAATATGACTCAAGGGTGTTCAAGACATCATTGCTTGGATATCATATGGCTGTGTTTTGTGGACCAGCTGGGAACAAGTTCTTGTTCAGCAATGAGAACAAGAATGTCCAAGTGTGGTGGCCCAGCTCAGTGAGGAAGCTGATAAGGCAGTCTCTAGTTAATAAGGTTGGTGATGAAGCAAAGTTGACAAAGAGGTTGCTCTTAAGCTTTCTCAATGCAGATGCACTTAGAAATTTCTTGCCAAAAATGGATAGCATTGCTCAGCACCATATTAGGACGCACTGGGAGG GGAAGATGCAAGTGCATGTCTATACCATAATACAGCTATACACGTTTGAATTGGCTTGTTGCTTATTTTTAAGCTTTGGAAACTCTAGCCAGGTAGCAAATCTTTCTTCACTGTTTGATGTATTTCTGAAAGGGATCTTTGCATTATCCATTAACTTTCCTGGAACAAGGTTTCATCGGGCAATGAAAGCTGCGGATGcaataaaaaaagaaatcaaaatgcttcttaagaaaaagaaagtggATTTGGAAGAAAATAGGATTTCGCCTACCAAGGACCTTTTATCACATTTGCTTGTTACATCTGATACCAATGGAAGGTTTTTGACCGAAACGGAGATTAGTGATAACATATTACTATTGCTTTTTGCTGGTCATGATACTTCTAGATCAGTGTTATCATCAGTCATGAAGTATCTCGGACAGTTACCTGAAGTTTATGAACGTGTGTTGAAAG aACAACTTGAAATTAGCCAAGGGAAAGAGGAAGCTGAATTGCTGCATTGGGAGGATGTTCAGAAAATGAAGTACACTTGGAATGTTGTATCTGAAGTTATGAGGCTGTCGCCACCCGTGAGAGGTGCTTATAGAGAAGCGATAAAGGATTTCACCTATGCTGATTATAACATCCCTAAAGGGTGGAAG TTGCAATGGAGCACTAATGCATCACACAAGGATCCAACACTTTTCTCGAATCCTGGAAATTTTGATCCTTCGAGATTTGAAGGAGAAGGGCCTACACCCTTTTCATATGTTCCATTTGGAGGAGGACCTAGAATGTGTTTGGGGCAAGAGTTTGCTAGGCTAGAGATACTTGTGTTTATGCATAACATAGTCAAAAGTTTCAAGTGGGATTTAGTGATTCCTGATGAGAAGTTCAAGTATGATCCCATGCTAGAACCAGAAAAAGGACTCCCAATTCAACTTCAACCTTCCCATTTCTAG
- the LOC130714714 gene encoding beta-amyrin 28-monooxygenase-like isoform X3, translating to MKAADAIKKEIKMLLKKKKVDLEENRISPTKDLLSHLLVTSDTNGRFLTETEISDNILLLLFAGHDTSRSVLSSVMKYLGQLPEVYERVLKEQLEISQGKEEAELLHWEDVQKMKYTWNVVSEVMRLSPPVRGAYREAIKDFTYADYNIPKGWKLQWSTNASHKDPTLFSNPGNFDPSRFEGEGPTPFSYVPFGGGPRMCLGQEFARLEILVFMHNIVKSFKWDLVIPDEKFKYDPMLEPEKGLPIQLQPSHF from the exons ATGAAAGCTGCGGATGcaataaaaaaagaaatcaaaatgcttcttaagaaaaagaaagtggATTTGGAAGAAAATAGGATTTCGCCTACCAAGGACCTTTTATCACATTTGCTTGTTACATCTGATACCAATGGAAGGTTTTTGACCGAAACGGAGATTAGTGATAACATATTACTATTGCTTTTTGCTGGTCATGATACTTCTAGATCAGTGTTATCATCAGTCATGAAGTATCTCGGACAGTTACCTGAAGTTTATGAACGTGTGTTGAAAG aACAACTTGAAATTAGCCAAGGGAAAGAGGAAGCTGAATTGCTGCATTGGGAGGATGTTCAGAAAATGAAGTACACTTGGAATGTTGTATCTGAAGTTATGAGGCTGTCGCCACCCGTGAGAGGTGCTTATAGAGAAGCGATAAAGGATTTCACCTATGCTGATTATAACATCCCTAAAGGGTGGAAG TTGCAATGGAGCACTAATGCATCACACAAGGATCCAACACTTTTCTCGAATCCTGGAAATTTTGATCCTTCGAGATTTGAAGGAGAAGGGCCTACACCCTTTTCATATGTTCCATTTGGAGGAGGACCTAGAATGTGTTTGGGGCAAGAGTTTGCTAGGCTAGAGATACTTGTGTTTATGCATAACATAGTCAAAAGTTTCAAGTGGGATTTAGTGATTCCTGATGAGAAGTTCAAGTATGATCCCATGCTAGAACCAGAAAAAGGACTCCCAATTCAACTTCAACCTTCCCATTTCTAG
- the LOC130714711 gene encoding beta-amyrin 28-monooxygenase-like isoform X1, translating into MEEVAKLFAVLALLVLSLHFITKFLKLGNRPNLHRLPPGTLGWPVVGETFEFRRRSLEGSPTRFIQERMDKYDSRVFKTSLVGSHFAVFCGPAGNKFLFSNENKNTQVWWPSTVKKLLSQSLVSKIGDEAKLTRKLLLGFLNAEALRNFLPKMDSIAQRHIKTHWEGKAQVLVYPIIQLYTFELACCLFLSIEDSQVPYLSSLFDELVKGAFTFSINLPGTRFHRAMKAADAIKKEIKMILKKRKVNLEEKGVSPTQDLLSHLLGTSDTNGRFFPEMEIIDNILLLLFAGHDTTRSVLSSVIKYLGQLPQIYELVLQEQLEISQGKEEGELLQWEDVQKMKYTWNVVSEVMRLSPPVRGAFREALKDFTYADYNIPKGWKLLWNTGSSYKDPKLFSNPEKFDPSRFEGEGPSPFSYVPFGGGPRMCLGQEFARLKILVFMHNIIKRYKWDLVFPDEKFKYDPLLEPEKGLPIRLQPSPYT; encoded by the exons ATGGAAGAGGTGGCGAAGCTGTTTGCGGTTTTGGCACTTTTGGTCCTTTCTCTTCATTTTATCACCAAATTTCTCAAACTCGGAAACCGTCCGAACCTGCATCGTCTTCCTCCGGGGACCTTGGGATGGCCTGTTGTTGGAGAAACCTTTGAGTTTCGGAGAAGAAGTCTTGAGGGCAGCCCGACAAGGTTCATACAAGAGAGGATGGACAAGTATGACTCAAGGGTGTTCAAGACATCATTGGTTGGAAGTCATTTTGCTGTGTTTTGTGGGCCAGCTGGGAACAAGTTCTTGTTTAGCAATGAGAACAAGAATACCCAAGTGTGGTGGCCCAGCACAGTGAAGAAGCTCTTAAGCCAGTCTCTTGTTAGCAAGATTGGCGATGAAGCAAAGTTGACGAGGAAGTTGCTCTTGGGCTTTCTCAATGCAGAAGCACTCAGAAATTTCTTGCCAAAAATGGACAGCATTGCTCAGCGCCATATAAAGACACACTGGGAGG GGAAGGCGCAGGTGCTTGTCTATCCCATAATACAGCTATACACGTTTGAATTGGCTTGTTGCTTATTTTTAAGCATTGAAGACAGCCAGGTACCATATCTTTCTTCACTATTTGATGAACTTGTGAAAGGGGCCTTTACATTCTCCATTAACTTGCCTGGAACAAGGTTTCATCGGGCAATGAAAGCTGCAGATGcaataaagaaagaaattaaaatgattCTTAAGAAAAGGAAAGTGAACTTGGAAGAAAAGGGGGTGTCACCTACCCAAGACCTTTTATCACATTTGCTTGGTACATCTGATACAAATGGAAGGTTTTTTCCCGAAATGGAGATTATTGATAACATATTACTACTACTTTTTGCTGGTCATGATACTACTAGATCAGTGTTATCATCAGTGATAAAGTATCTCGGACAGTTACCTCAAATTTATGAACTTGTATTGCAAG AACAACTTGAAATTAGCCAAGGGAAGGAGGAAGGTGAGTTGCTGCAATGGGAGGATGTTCAGAAAATGAAGTACACTTGGAATGTTGTATCTGAAGTTATGAGGCTGTCGCCACCCGTGAGAGGTGCTTTCAGAGAAGCCTTAAAGGATTTCACCTATGCTGATTATAACATCCCTAAAGGGTGGAAG TTGCTTTGGAACACTGGTTCATCATACAAGGATCCAAAACTTTTCTCGAATCCTGAAAAATTTGATCCTTCAAGGTTTGAAGGAGAAGGGCCTTCACCCTTTTCATACGTTCCATTTGGAGGAGGACCTAGAATGTGTTTGGGGCAAGAGTTTGCTAGGCTAAAGATACTTGTGTTTATGCATAATATAATCAAGCGTTACAAGTGGGATTTAGTGTTTCCGGATGAGAAGTTCAAGTATGATCCCTTGCTAGAACCAGAAAAAGGACTCCCAATCCGACTTCAACCTTCTCCATACACATAA
- the LOC130714711 gene encoding beta-amyrin 28-monooxygenase-like isoform X2: protein MEVSKLLAVLALFLLSLITKIFKLRKHPNLHHLPPGTTGWPIVGETFEFRRRSIEGSISRFIQDRMLKYDSRVFKTSLIGNLIAVFCGPAGNKFLFSNENKNVQVWWPSSVRKLLRQSLVNKVGDEAKLTKKLLLSFLNAEALRNFVPKMDTVAQQHIKTHWEGKEQVLVYTIIQRYTFDLACSLFLSIEDSQVPNLYSTFDEFLKGIITFSINLPGTKFHRAMKAANAITKEIKLIIKKRKVDLEEKRVSPTQDLLSNLLVTSDTNGRFLTEMEISDNILMLLFAGHDTSRSVLSSVIKYLGQLPEVYEHVLKEQLEISQGKEEGKLLQWEDVQKMKYTWNVVSEALRLFPPVRGGYREAIEDFTYADYNIPKGWKLLWYSGSSHEDPTLFPNPETFDPSRFEGEGPPPFSYVPFGGGPRMCLGQEFARLEILVFMHNIVKRFEWDLVFPDEKFKYDPMLEPEKGLPIRLQPSPYTQ, encoded by the exons ATGGAGGTGTCAAAGCTGTTAGCAGTTTTGGCACTCTTTCTCCTTTCTCTCATCACCAAAATTTTCAAACTCAGAAAGCATCCAAACCTGCATCATCTTCCTCCTGGAACCACAGGATGGCCTATTGTTGGAGAAACATTTGAGTTTCGAAGAAGAAGTATTGAGGGCAGCATATCAAGGTTCATACAAGATAGAATGCTCAAATATGACTCAAGGGTGTTCAAGACTTCACTGATTGGAAACCTTATTGCTGTGTTTTGTGGGCCAGCTGGGAACAAGTTCTTGTTCAGCAATGAAAACAAGAATGTCCAAGTGTGGTGGCCAAGCTCAGTGAGGAAGCTGTTAAGGCAGTCTCTGGTTAATAAGGTTGGTGACGAAGCAAAGTTGACAAAGAAGTTGCTCTTGAGCTTTCTCAATGCAGAAGCACTCAGAAATTTCGTGCCAAAAATGGATACTGTTGCTCAGCAACATATAAAGACTCACTGGGAGG GGAAGGAGCAGGTGCTTGTGTATACCATAATACAGCGGTACACGTTTGATTTGGCTTGTAGCTTATTTTTAAGCATTGAAGacagccaggtaccaaatcttTATTCAACATTTGATGAGTTTCTGAAAGGGATCATTACATTCTCCATTAACTTACCTGGAACAAAGTTTCATCGGGCAATGAAAGCTGCAAACGCAATAACGAAAGAAATTAAACTGATTATTAAGAAAAGGAAAGTGGACTTGGAAGAAAAGAGGGTGTCACCTACCCAAGACCTTTTATCAAATTTGCTTGTTACATCAGATACCAATGGAAGGTTTTTGACTGAAATGGAGATTAGTGATAACATACTAATGTTGCTTTTTGCTGGTCATGATACTTCTAGATCAGTGTTATCATCAGTCATTAAGTATCTTGGACAGTTACCTGAAGTTTATGAACATGTGTTGAAAG AACAACTTGAAATTAGCCAAGGGAAGGAGGAAGGTAAGTTGCTGCAATGGGAGGATGTTCAGAAAATGAAGTACACTTGGAATGTTGTATCTGAAGCGTTGAGACTGTTTCCACCAGTGAGAGGAGGTTACCGAGAAGCGATAGAGGATTTCACCTATGCTGATTATAACATCCCTAAAGGGTGGAAG TTGCTTTGGTACAGTGGTTCATCACATGAGGATCCAACACTTTTCCCGAATCCTGAAACTTTTGATCCTTCAAGGTTTGAAGGAGAAGGGCCTCCACCATTTTCATATGTTCCATTTGGAGGAGGACCTAGAATGTGTTTGGGGCAAGAGTTTGCTAGACTAGAGATACTTGTGTTCATGCATAACATAGTCAAACGTTTCGAGTGGGATTTAGTGTTTCCTGATGAGAAGTTCAAGTATGATCCCATGCTAGAACCAGAAAAAGGACTCCCAATTCGACTTCAACCTTCTCCATACACACAATGA
- the LOC130714711 gene encoding beta-amyrin 28-monooxygenase-like isoform X4, translating into MKYTWNVVSEALRLFPPVRGGYREAIEDFTYADYNIPKGWKLLWYSGSSHEDPTLFPNPETFDPSRFEGEGPPPFSYVPFGGGPRMCLGQEFARLEILVFMHNIVKRFEWDLVFPDEKFKYDPMLEPEKGLPIRLQPSPYTQ; encoded by the exons ATGAAGTACACTTGGAATGTTGTATCTGAAGCGTTGAGACTGTTTCCACCAGTGAGAGGAGGTTACCGAGAAGCGATAGAGGATTTCACCTATGCTGATTATAACATCCCTAAAGGGTGGAAG TTGCTTTGGTACAGTGGTTCATCACATGAGGATCCAACACTTTTCCCGAATCCTGAAACTTTTGATCCTTCAAGGTTTGAAGGAGAAGGGCCTCCACCATTTTCATATGTTCCATTTGGAGGAGGACCTAGAATGTGTTTGGGGCAAGAGTTTGCTAGACTAGAGATACTTGTGTTCATGCATAACATAGTCAAACGTTTCGAGTGGGATTTAGTGTTTCCTGATGAGAAGTTCAAGTATGATCCCATGCTAGAACCAGAAAAAGGACTCCCAATTCGACTTCAACCTTCTCCATACACACAATGA
- the LOC130714711 gene encoding beta-amyrin 28-monooxygenase-like isoform X3: MEVSKLLAVLALFLLSLITKIFKLRKHPNLHHLPPGTTGWPIVGETFEFRRRSIEGSISRFIQDRMLKYDSRVFKTSLIGNLIAVFCGPAGNKFLFSNENKNVQVWWPSSVRKLLRQSLVNKVGDEAKLTKKLLLSFLNAEALRNFVPKMDTVAQQHIKTHWEGKEQVLVYTIIQRYTFDLACSLFLSIEDSQVPNLYSTFDEFLKGIITFSINLPGTKFHRAMKAANAITKEIKLIIKKRKVDLEEKRVSPTQDLLSNLLVTSDTNGRFLTEMEISDNILMLLFAGHDTSRSVLSSVIKYLGQLPEVYEHVLKEQLEISQGKEEGELLQWEDVQKMKYTWNVVSEVMRLSPPVRGAFREALKDFTYADYNIPKGWKLLWNTGSSYKDPKLFSNPEKFDPSRFEGEGPSPFSYVPFGGGPRMCLGQEFARLKILVFMHNIIKRYKWDLVFPDEKFKYDPLLEPEKGLPIRLQPSPYT, encoded by the exons ATGGAGGTGTCAAAGCTGTTAGCAGTTTTGGCACTCTTTCTCCTTTCTCTCATCACCAAAATTTTCAAACTCAGAAAGCATCCAAACCTGCATCATCTTCCTCCTGGAACCACAGGATGGCCTATTGTTGGAGAAACATTTGAGTTTCGAAGAAGAAGTATTGAGGGCAGCATATCAAGGTTCATACAAGATAGAATGCTCAAATATGACTCAAGGGTGTTCAAGACTTCACTGATTGGAAACCTTATTGCTGTGTTTTGTGGGCCAGCTGGGAACAAGTTCTTGTTCAGCAATGAAAACAAGAATGTCCAAGTGTGGTGGCCAAGCTCAGTGAGGAAGCTGTTAAGGCAGTCTCTGGTTAATAAGGTTGGTGACGAAGCAAAGTTGACAAAGAAGTTGCTCTTGAGCTTTCTCAATGCAGAAGCACTCAGAAATTTCGTGCCAAAAATGGATACTGTTGCTCAGCAACATATAAAGACTCACTGGGAGG GGAAGGAGCAGGTGCTTGTGTATACCATAATACAGCGGTACACGTTTGATTTGGCTTGTAGCTTATTTTTAAGCATTGAAGacagccaggtaccaaatcttTATTCAACATTTGATGAGTTTCTGAAAGGGATCATTACATTCTCCATTAACTTACCTGGAACAAAGTTTCATCGGGCAATGAAAGCTGCAAACGCAATAACGAAAGAAATTAAACTGATTATTAAGAAAAGGAAAGTGGACTTGGAAGAAAAGAGGGTGTCACCTACCCAAGACCTTTTATCAAATTTGCTTGTTACATCAGATACCAATGGAAGGTTTTTGACTGAAATGGAGATTAGTGATAACATACTAATGTTGCTTTTTGCTGGTCATGATACTTCTAGATCAGTGTTATCATCAGTCATTAAGTATCTTGGACAGTTACCTGAAGTTTATGAACATGTGTTGAAAG AACAACTTGAAATTAGCCAAGGGAAGGAGGAAGGTGAGTTGCTGCAATGGGAGGATGTTCAGAAAATGAAGTACACTTGGAATGTTGTATCTGAAGTTATGAGGCTGTCGCCACCCGTGAGAGGTGCTTTCAGAGAAGCCTTAAAGGATTTCACCTATGCTGATTATAACATCCCTAAAGGGTGGAAG TTGCTTTGGAACACTGGTTCATCATACAAGGATCCAAAACTTTTCTCGAATCCTGAAAAATTTGATCCTTCAAGGTTTGAAGGAGAAGGGCCTTCACCCTTTTCATACGTTCCATTTGGAGGAGGACCTAGAATGTGTTTGGGGCAAGAGTTTGCTAGGCTAAAGATACTTGTGTTTATGCATAATATAATCAAGCGTTACAAGTGGGATTTAGTGTTTCCGGATGAGAAGTTCAAGTATGATCCCTTGCTAGAACCAGAAAAAGGACTCCCAATCCGACTTCAACCTTCTCCATACACATAA
- the LOC130714714 gene encoding beta-amyrin 28-monooxygenase-like isoform X4, whose product MKYTWNVVSEVMRLSPPVRGAYREAIKDFTYADYNIPKGWKLQWSTNASHKDPTLFSNPGNFDPSRFEGEGPTPFSYVPFGGGPRMCLGQEFARLEILVFMHNIVKSFKWDLVIPDEKFKYDPMLEPEKGLPIQLQPSHF is encoded by the exons ATGAAGTACACTTGGAATGTTGTATCTGAAGTTATGAGGCTGTCGCCACCCGTGAGAGGTGCTTATAGAGAAGCGATAAAGGATTTCACCTATGCTGATTATAACATCCCTAAAGGGTGGAAG TTGCAATGGAGCACTAATGCATCACACAAGGATCCAACACTTTTCTCGAATCCTGGAAATTTTGATCCTTCGAGATTTGAAGGAGAAGGGCCTACACCCTTTTCATATGTTCCATTTGGAGGAGGACCTAGAATGTGTTTGGGGCAAGAGTTTGCTAGGCTAGAGATACTTGTGTTTATGCATAACATAGTCAAAAGTTTCAAGTGGGATTTAGTGATTCCTGATGAGAAGTTCAAGTATGATCCCATGCTAGAACCAGAAAAAGGACTCCCAATTCAACTTCAACCTTCCCATTTCTAG